The segment TTCGCCGCCGCTCGGTAATGCCTCTCCAGCGGCTCAGTGCTGCTGGACTAACTAGCGCCGACTACCGTCTTCCTTCCGTCAGGCGGAGCCGCCCCACCTCCATCCTACAGGAGGTGGTCTCTGCTCACCTCCCTACGTCAAGGCGGGCCTGCGCGCCCTCCTCCGGTGGCTGTTTTAGCGCTTTCcaggtcatttcagtgtgtgtatggttgttcCTTGTGTTTGTGGAGTgatgggggatctgtgagtataggttaTTGAAACGTGAGGCAGGGGTCAGTGCTTCTGTTGTACCTAGGGGTTGGTGGATGGCTATGGAGTTGTTTGGGTGTGGAAGGCCCAGTACTGTTGTAAAGAGCCGAGTGTTGTACTCTGCTCTATTCGAGAAAGTTGTTCTAAATTTAATGCTTCTAAGATACCGACTTTCTTATTGTTATGGATTTGGACAACAGTCAGTGATATACAGAATCTTGTGAGGTATCTAGTAAATGTTCgtgtgtatatcatacacaccACCTACAACTAGAGGTTTAGGTGGTGACAAGACCAACAGATTAGTTATTTTTCTTACGAGTGTCACATGATAGTGGCCTTACCTCCTTATGCCGGAGTCCTGGGTTACGTCGGCGGAGGCAGCGGAGGTGGCTGGCCCCAGGTGGTGCACGCCGCTCCCGCCGCCTAAGTACTTTGCCTCCGGCGTCCCTAGTGACCTGAAGCCCTCACTCAGGTGGAGGCTGCCCACCACCTCCGTCTGGTGGAGGTCGCCGACCTGCGCCTGGTGCCGCGGGGCCTCCGAAGGGGAGTCGGGGATGTACGGAGAGGACTGCGGCGACCGACGGTGGTCGTCGGGGGTCCTTGATGCTCCGGCCGTCCTGCCCCGGTGCTCACACTCCCCCGGGTCGTCTTGCCGACGGCCCGTCGGGGATGGCGACCGGAGCCTCTGACCGTGGGTGACGGAACTCCTCTCCAGACGGAGTGAGACGTGGCGGTGTGATTGTGGCTCCTGGTGACGGTGGTCGTGTTGCCTGGCGCAGTCAGGGGAGGTGGGCGGGGCGGCCACGCACTCGGCCTCTCCCATCTGTAGTAGGCCCGCCTGGGGCAGtgcactaggaggaggaggaggctgacccTTGCCCTCCAGGTTTGGAAAGTAGAGTTTTGCTGGCGTTGGGAGGGAGGGCTCGGCTGGAGACGCGGAGGGCGTGTCCGGGGGGGTGACGGGCATGGCGGAACCCTCCGAGGGGCAGGTGGTGCCCACGGGACGACTCAGCAGCCGCAGAAGCGCTGTGTCCCTCCTCGGCCGCTCCATCACCCGACGCGCGCCACCTGTACTAATAACCTGAAGAAGAGGAACAGGAAGGATCATGATGTTCTGTGTTCGCCAGTCGTCCCTCCGTCACCCGTGATCTCGTCCTCAACTCTTTGAACGGTACGGTGCGGTGTAAGGGTGACAGTTTACCGCTCCAACGATCGCACCATCGTGATCAGTGGGGTTAAGGATGAGATCTCAAAAAGGTGGTAAAAGATAATCTTTGTATCACGTAATGTTGATTTGCGAATGAAATGGTTTAGAATCTCTATACTGAAAAGATTTTGGTGCCAGACTGTTTTAAATGTGAGAAAAAAACTATTAACCAGTACAGGATAAAAGTTGTGTCTACCTGTCGAtgtgagtgatggagtgaggtgtGGTTGGTCTATCCCAACGGTGTCCATGTTGGCCACCTCATGTCCTCCTCGGGGAAGGTTCTCAGCGTGAACTCTTAAACTGTAGAAGGCGATGCAGATTAACACATCACATTACATTTGATACACCAATGTGTGAAATGGTATAGATATCAATTATCCCTTTGTCAGGAGACAGTCATGAAACCAACAATACGTCTCTTGTTTCCAGATGAATGGCTTCGAAGTCCACATCGAGGACAAAGAATATATCAAGGTAAAATATTATACCTGTTTGAATTGAAAATGGGACTTGATGATTATAATCATCTCTGAGATCGCGTCAACATCTAAGTGATGAGTCTTAATTAAATTATGATTAGATGCAAAGACAACATGTTCTTTAATGTATTCGCATCCCGCATATTTATAAtcatcacacaatatcttttgaATACGGATGGAGATTTGGTGAACCCCATCATGACCCAGTGAGTCACTGTCACGCTACTGTGGTGAGTCATGTCACACATGATCCATCTGCTAGCAGTGTCATGTCAGCTTCCTCTCATGTGTCACCGCCCGTCATCCTTTTGAcgttacacacatacactccagaGACCTTGCCAGCGTGACGCTACACGCAGGGCAGATTCAACTTATGTTATCGAACTGTGAGCTGATGACAAATTTCACACATTTCCTTTGCCTAGGTGATATGCAATGCTTACTAATTCAGCCCTACCTGTACcccaacagctttttttttttttttttattattttccaaaagaaggaacagagaagggggccaggtgaggatttccctcaaaggcccagttctctgttcttaacgctacctcgccaatgcgggaaatggcgaatagtttgaaaaaaaaattatatatatatatatatatatatatatatatatatattagttaagaGATGAGGTAACACGGGGAAAACTTTCTTGCGGCAATACACAGATGGTCATCATGAATACACGTCTTTGTTGATAGCACGTTACCCATGGGAGAAAACTAGTTAATCAGGTGCTGTTCCCATGATGACGACAGTACAGCACAATAAGCCCGGCATCTGTTTGGAGTAGCTGTCCTTTTCCTAGTCTCTATGAACCGAATCGGCCGCCAAGGGAGAGCAGAAATGGTACCGTGGATATCCTCTGTGCGCCACCATTTTGCTCAGTCTTGCTCTgggtgggagatggtggtggtaggggcgcCCGCCCTAGGGCCTGGGGCGGTCACTTAGAGTTAATGAGCCGCTTTCTCGACCAGGCCACAGGTTCTGTCTGGCCTGGAACCATACACTACAGAGTTAAACAAGTACGTAGGCGAGTATGAGGCAAGTTACTGTGTCGAGCTAAGGGCTCTCAGGGATTCTGTATATGGATACAGTCACGGTAGAGGCTAGGGTCAAGTCTGGTCAGGTCACCGCCGCCTGGGTCAAGTCTGGTCAGGTCACCGCCGCTGTAAGACTTCCCCCGCGTCGGTCGGtcgtccgcccgcccgcccgccgccgaACGTGGCCATTCGTGAAACACTGACGAAGTTGATCTACGACCTCGAGGGAACGCGTCCGGTCTTGAGGCGACATATGTACACATCTATCGCGCCGGggcaccagtacacacacacacacacacacacacacacacacacacacacagccaccgtcATAagtgtggatgataatgataacaaaatgacTTTATCGTAGTGTTATCACTGAAGTCAGAAGGGCGAATGGTAAGATCTCTGAAGCAGATTGGGAATACCGTTCAAATTTCTCTTCGTTCTGAACAACCATGGCAAAGGTTGGTTGTGAAATACATCTGCCCCCGTTGTTACGGGAGTCATAATTAGATCTACTACGTGTATTTGATCCTTTTAGGTGGGGCAAGGAACACTGCCGGCCATGGAGTGTGAAAACAGACCGTTGTCAGAGAGGTGGTGTACAAATGTTGTCTCCAGCAAATAGCTGGACAAAGCTTACCTAATTAACTGCACATCCTGTGGCCAAATTTTCTCTGGGTATTGCTTTacaatatgttttggacaatcacatgtttaccaaatggcgtcctagcttcgtctctccgatgtatatcaactgactgttatatttctctcttgtgtctcccctgatgatgtgattattactcgaaagtgcacttgggaacttttcgtgcttcattttccccgtggactcataggaataacttgatcacgcgcaaaattgtgatcctttccaatatatatatatatatatatatatatatatatatatatatatatatatatatatatatatatatataaccctaggTACCCTTTCACGGAGCTCCTGCTTGCTGCTTCACGGCTGCACTGCAGTCCGCTGGATTTGATACTTATACATTTTTGGGGCATTTTGTAGCATTTGAAAATTAGGCTGTAAGACGCACTTAAGTTCAGGAATTGTACTCAATAATTGTATATGATTGTACAAGACTTCCACTTCAGTTAACAAGTTGCTCTTAATATCAATATATGTTTGTATAAGATTTGCACTCATGATAGTTAATGATTATATAATATTTGCACTGGTTATAATGATAATTTATATAATACTTACCCTGAAGTTAGAATAATAGTTAATGATTATATAATATTTGCACTGAAGGtataataatttatataataCTTACCCTGAAGTTAGAATAATAGTTAATGATTATATAATATTTGCACTGAAGGtataataatttatataataCTTACCCTGAAGTTAGAATAATAGTTAATGATTATATAATATTTGCACTGAAGGTATGATAATTTATATAATACTTACCCTGAAGTTAGAATAATAGTTAATGATTATATAATATTTGCACTGAAGGTATAGTGATAATTTATATGATACTTGCCCTGAAGTTGAAATAATAGTTAATGATTACATAATATTTGCACTGaagttataatgataatttatATGATACTTGCCTGAGTTGCACTTAGTGATCATTCAATAAGCGTATTGAAGTTAACGAGTTGTACTTAATAATTGTATACGAGTGTACAAGACTTGCAATGAAGCTCTGTAGTggcaccttttttcttttttctttttaaagacacACGATTGTGAAAATGCCCTGTAAAGTTTTCATCAGCTCTCCGAGGTGATATACTGAAACCTGTGGACTTATTCTGGGAAAGATGGGGATAAACCTAGGCTAGTGTGTGATTGTCCTGCCCAATGTACACATGGGAAGTACTCGATAGTGAAGCTTCGACATTTATTGAGTTTTTTGGGggctaaaaaaaaattaattgtatGTATTTTTGTTCTGATAAGGCCGACCGATCAGTAAGGCGTTTCTGGCGCTAGGTTGGAACTTTTCATAACATGTCGCCTGCTCAACCTAACCCTCAGTCTTTGTATAAGTCACTTAAAGCGACAACCAAAATTGTACCGGTGGAATTCAAGGTTTTTATTATTCAATTTGTGATAACCCGAAGCCTAAGATACGGCCGAGAAATTTAAAAGGTCTTTGTGATAATCGAGATACAATTTACTATTAGAATTAGACTCGATGTAGAACAGTTTataacaaaataataacaatTAGATATTAAGTAAAGGacttaatttttttgtttattcatGTGCCTTGGCTTTTCAGATGTATCCAGAATTATTATGCACATAATTTGAAATTAAGAATAAGACAGCATATCTAAATAAAAACCTAGAAATCTGACGATGAGGTTCATACTTGTGTGTCTGCCATGTGACATTATCGTATGgaattctacaggtatcatttaaCAACCAGAAACAAACAGTAAGACGTAAAATTATCGTAAAATTGAAGATAACTTTTTGTTTCTTGATGCTACGTTTCCCGTCTGTCTGTGGATAATTTTTTGACTTTGATATGGAATATTAGAATGacgtgttgctggtgttgcagacAACGACTTTCTTAGCGATGTTCGTGGTTGTATGCCTCCTTCCTTATGGCCAGCGCTGCAGGGTAAAAGTCCGGCTCCCGGTGACCATATTAGAATGacgtgttgctggtgttgtagaCAACGACTTTCTTTGCGATTTTCGTGGTGTTGTATGCCTCCCTTCCTTATAGCCAGCGCTGCAGGGTAAAAGTCCGGCTCCCGGTGACCAGCGGCCGGGTCGTGGACGaaggtcgtgtatgtgtgtatggatgtcCCTAGCTGTAACACGTCTCTAGTGTTGGATGGTCATCGtagcacatccctcacctccACGATAATCAGACAACACTACAAATAAAAGATACAAGACGCGAGCGACATTTATATTTACGATAGCGAGTTGAATATACATACACCGGACCAGCGGACTAGCACAACGGCGTCTCTTACAGATACGAAGAAAAAATCGACAGTGATTCATGGCGGTGTAGTGTGCAGGTAACACAGTAACTTTACCAACGTTTAAAAGAATATAGATAATAAACCCATCAATTTTCGCTCCTGTTACGGAGGCGTCTGTGTCCTTTAACAGATCCGGCAAAGTGGTAGCGTAATTATTCGTCTTCCGTTGTCGCGCTCGAGGAAAATTAAAAGATTTATTCATCGTTTCGTAGAAAGAATAGATAGTCGAAAACTATATACGATAAGTTGTCTTAGTTGATGATTCAGGTGTTTAGCAAATGTTGCCAGTTAGATAGACAGCGGTGGCGGGTTAAAGACTGAACCTCCCATGCTGAATAGATCTACTGTTAGCCAATTTCACCTCACATCTTCCTCAGAAATACATAGTGTTGACCATATGAATGAATCCATAGTTTAACAATGGGAACGGTTGAAAATTGTAGCATATTCACTTGAACGTCTTGCCACAGCCGCAGGCTGAACAGTGCCATCTAAAGGAAGGAGGTGTAGGGGGCTAGCCTACATGAGGCGCTAGGCTACAAAAAGGAGACTCGTTTGAATTAGCTAGGCTACAAAATGAGACAGTTGCTCGATTTTTGTGGTATTATCCGACTCGTAGCTTGCGCTCTGTACCTGCAGCAGTTTGACACTGCTTCACCTCGTTAAAACAAAGGATTGAAGACTAATCAACAATTGATAATCTCAGATGTAATGATAACAGCTTACGTTATAGTCCTTAAGTTGTTAATTGACCTTACATttacggtacgatctttgaatgaAACGgatcgttaccgtcatgctcaaggatcatttgTGATGCATGACCTTAAACCAGTTTAAGCATGgacatctcaccaccaccaccaccaccactctccccatGTTAGAAATCTGAGACATGTTACGGATACCCTAGTGGCTCATTGGCAATTTTATCTTTTGATTGTCTTTTAGTGCAAGTGACTGAACTCATACCTAGAACTGGATCTCTGGACAAGGCGATACCCACTGACTCAGTGTTGACGACCTGAtcctcacactcccacaacatccTGAGGCCGCCCAACACCCAGTGGAATACGCTTAGATATATCTGTTGCCCCGCGTGGAGCCTACACCTGACCTGGTGACTTGGCTGTGGCTATACTTGCTGCTGGTCTGGTTACCTGGGTGTAGCCTACACCTCTTAATGATCTGGTTACCTGGGTGTAGGCTACACCTGCTGCTGGTCTGGTTACCTGGGTGTAGCCTACACCTGCTGCTGGTCTGGTTACCTGGGTGTAGCCTACACCTGCTGCTGGTCTGGTCACCTGGGTGTATGGGTGTAGGCTACACCTGCTGCTTAACTGGTTACCTGGATATAGGCTACACCTGCTGCTTAACTGGTTACCTGGGTGTAGCCTACACCTGCTGCTTAACTGGTGCCCTGGGTATAACATACACCTGATCTGGTCATCCGGTGGGAGTATGCTGCACCTGTTGCTTGTGTGGCGCCCCGGGTGTGGGGATGTAGTCCCTGTACACAGTACA is part of the Panulirus ornatus isolate Po-2019 chromosome 67, ASM3632096v1, whole genome shotgun sequence genome and harbors:
- the LOC139747079 gene encoding uncharacterized protein isoform X2, giving the protein MERPRRDTALLRLLSRPVGTTCPSEGSAMPVTPPDTPSASPAEPSLPTPAKLYFPNLEGKGQPPPPPSALPQAGLLQMGEAECVAAPPTSPDCARQHDHRHQEPQSHRHVSLRLERSSVTHGQRLRSPSPTGRRQDDPGECEHRGRTAGASRTPDDHRRSPQSSPYIPDSPSEAPRHQAQVGDLHQTEVVGSLHLSEGFRSLGTPEAKYLGGGSGVHHLGPATSAASADVTQDSGIRRYRTAFTREQVTRLEREFLRENYVSRPRRCELAAELNLPEATIKVWFQNRRMKDKRQRLALAWPYWDSALAATLLHATHPAPPLLHPLTPPAHLAPHLSSATHTVSSFVPSHLGLGPFFSPPALSEGHGPPPPLPVRPYPTLLLHSVPPAAQPLLASHDPRPSLASTAPPVPRPCLATLPRPTLCLWEGGREQGDAATKGMMSVSLEPMSTVRSTTTSPSSTTSTAR
- the LOC139747079 gene encoding uncharacterized protein isoform X1, with amino-acid sequence MILPVPLLQVISTGGARRVMERPRRDTALLRLLSRPVGTTCPSEGSAMPVTPPDTPSASPAEPSLPTPAKLYFPNLEGKGQPPPPPSALPQAGLLQMGEAECVAAPPTSPDCARQHDHRHQEPQSHRHVSLRLERSSVTHGQRLRSPSPTGRRQDDPGECEHRGRTAGASRTPDDHRRSPQSSPYIPDSPSEAPRHQAQVGDLHQTEVVGSLHLSEGFRSLGTPEAKYLGGGSGVHHLGPATSAASADVTQDSGIRRYRTAFTREQVTRLEREFLRENYVSRPRRCELAAELNLPEATIKVWFQNRRMKDKRQRLALAWPYWDSALAATLLHATHPAPPLLHPLTPPAHLAPHLSSATHTVSSFVPSHLGLGPFFSPPALSEGHGPPPPLPVRPYPTLLLHSVPPAAQPLLASHDPRPSLASTAPPVPRPCLATLPRPTLCLWEGGREQGDAATKGMMSVSLEPMSTVRSTTTSPSSTTSTAR